A window of the Henckelia pumila isolate YLH828 chromosome 3, ASM3356847v2, whole genome shotgun sequence genome harbors these coding sequences:
- the LOC140889030 gene encoding uncharacterized protein, producing the protein MFKGDADPEVEPNWMKKMEDQLRLLEIPESLKVEVTIPFLEDKARKWWEAVSPAMLAVGAITWQQFCTAFLKQYFPTEVKMQKLNNFENLMQTPDMTVVEYTSKFNELGSYAPTIMGDDDLKFHRFKKGLNSRIQSALAVYQPANFADLMGAAI; encoded by the coding sequence ATGTTCAAAGGGGATGCCGATCCAGAAGTGGAACCAAATTGGATGAAAAAGATGGAGGACCAACTTCGTTTACTTGAAATTCCTGAATCACTGAAAGTAGAGGTGACGATTCCTTTTCTGGAGGACAAAGCAAGGAAATGGTGGGAAGCCGTTTCACCTGCTATGCTAGCTGTGGGAGCAATCACATGGCAGCAGTTCTGTACCGCATTTCTGAAGCAGTACTTTCCAACTGAAGTTAAAATGCAGAAGCTTAACAATTTTGAGAATCTTATGCAAACACCAGACATGACAGTGGTGGAATACACTTCCAAGTTTAATGAGCTTGGGTCCTATGCCCCAACAATTATGGGAGACGATGATCTAAAGTTTCATCGTTTTAAGAAGGGGTTGAATAGTCGTATACAGTCGGCATTAGCAGTTTATCAGCCTGCCAACTTCGCGGATTTGATGGGAGCAGCCATCTGA